The Methylomarinum sp. Ch1-1 genome contains the following window.
AACGATCCGGAGCGTGAAACAAAATTCTCGATATTCGTTCTAAAGTCCTGTTTTAATTGCTTGGTTGTCGATCCAGGAGTCAGTCTGCGCCAGATATCGCGATGTTCTGCTTCCGGTCTTACTTTGCCGAATTCATCCATCACCAGAGGACGGGTAGTGCTGGTTGTCAATGTCCCCCGCAATCGATCCGATATCTGCAAACCACCGACGCCTACATGTTTTTCCAAGGCATGGCCACGTTCCCCGCTGACCGGGCTTAAGCGACGCTCACTGGCATACAAAATATCGTTGACATCCTGCCGGCTGTACTTTCTTGCTCTAGCCATCGACTCTCCGACGATCTAGTTTTACACAATTAACCAACTTAACCTCCTAATGAAGCGCCCAAATGTCCGCGCGGATCGATCATGATTATAAGGCCTCAAAAGGGTCTACATTCGCCCAGTCCGACTGTAAGACGGTTTGCCGGCAATTTCCTTACCCTGTGAGCCGCCTCCCGTTACATTAAGCAAATCAACGACCATGCCTAGATGATTCCCAGCCAAGCCCTGAATATGGGAACTTACCACATCATCGGCGATTCTGAAATTCAATCCGGAGAGATCGCTGGCTTTTTGCGCTTTCCAGGCCCGAACCATCATCATCGGTTTGAAGATATTGACCTTCGCCGCCGCCATTACGCTCTTCATCGCCGGCGCATCAAAGGCGACAAATGGAACGCCTTCCCATCTGCCGATGACCTGAGCCAATCCCCCCGAGGGAATGTCCAGTTACCGAAACATGACGGCCATGAGCGATAGTTTTGGCCGCCTTTAGCATTTGACGCGCCGAAAAACACCGGTTAGGTAAAATTCTTAGACCGATTTTCAGATCGGCGCCTAGTACTCAGTCATTTTATATATGACAGGTACTCGGTAAGCGCCAGCCCTTCCCAGTTTTGCGTTCAAAAAGGGCATGGGGTGTGTTTGGCGAGGATGCTCCTCGACAGCCCACCCCATGCCCTAAACACCGTAAAAACGCCTAAACTGATGTGAATGGCTGCGGTAGGTGCGAATTCAATCGCATGGCGCGGCTAAATCCGCAGCTACATTCACAATTGCCGACAAAATAATATTGACTATGTATTAGGTCGGAATCAGCTTTGACTGCGTTGGGTTCGTGCCGCAGCAACCCATCACGACATCCTGATCATTCTAGTCAAATTCATAAGCAAATTCCCCATTATCGACCTTGACATGAGTCCGAGATACAGTCTGCCCCTCCATCATTCGTTGCAGAAATTCTTCACTGATGCGCGGCAACACGGTATTGGTCAGAATCGCATCGATCATACGCCCGCCGCTTTCCACTTCGGTGCAACGTTCAGCGATCAGTTTGATTACGTCGTCATCGTAACTGAACGGAACCTTATGGCTTTCTTCGATGCGTTTTTCGATGCGTTTCAACTGCAGTTTCGCAATCGTCGCGATCATTTCATCGCTTAACGGATAATAAGGGATGACGACCAAACGTCCCAATAATGCCGGCGGAAATACTTTCAATAAAGGTTCCCGCAAGGCCTTGGAGATGCCTTCCGGATCCGGCATCAAATCCGGATCTTTGCAGAGATTGGCGATCAAGTCGGTACCGGCGTTGGTCGTCAACAGAATCAGGGTATTCTTAAAGTCTATGATCCGTCCTTCGCCGTCTTCCATCCAGCCTTTGTCGAAGACCTGAAAGAAAATCTCATGCACATCGGGATGGGCTTTTTCCACTTCATCCAGCAACACGACACTATAAGGCCTGCGTCTGACCGCCTCGGTCAGGACTCCGCCCTCGCCGTAGCCGACGTAGCCCGGAGGCGCCCCTTTCAACGTCGAGACGGTATGAGCCTCCTGATATTCACTCATGTTGATCGTGATCACGTTCTGTTCGCCGCCGTATAAGGCTTCGGCGAGCGCCAGCGCGGTTTCGGTCTTGCCGACCCCGGACGTGCCGGCCAGCATGAACACGCCGATCGGCTTGTTGGGGTTATCCAACCCGGCCCTGGATGTCTGTATCCGCCGTGCAATCATATCCAGCGCATGACGTTGACCGATGATGCGTTTCTCCAGGGTATCTGCCAAATGCAGGACCGTTTCGATTTCGTTTTTGACCATTTTGCCGACCGGGATACCGGTCCAGTCGCCGACCACCGAAGCGACGGCCTGTGCATCGACACTGGGCAGTATCAGAGGGTCCTCGCCCTGCAACTGATGCAACTGGCCCTGCAAATCCTGTAACTCGCTCAACATTTGTTGACTGGATTCGGTCGAGACCGTCGCTTCGGTTCCACCTTGTTCTGCGGTTTGATCGACGGCTTTCTCCAGATCGCTGTCGGAACTTTCCACCTTGCCGGTGGCCTCTCGTAACTGTTTGCGCAAATCGAGAATTTTCTGCACCAGTTCGCGTTCATCGTTCCAGCGCTTGTCCAATACTTGCAGTCTTTGTTTTTCCTGCTCCATCTTTTCCAGCGCCAGCTGTTCGCGTTGACCGATTTCGACACCGACCGTTTTTTCCCTGTCGATGATGCGTAATTCCGTCTCCAACGCGGCAATGCGTTTACGGCTGTCATCGACTTCGGCCGGCACCGCGAACTGACTGATGGCGACGCGGGCGCTGGCGGTATCCAGCAGGCTGACCGATTTGTCCGGCAATTGTCGGGCCGGAATGTAACGATGCGATAATTTGACCGCGGCTTCCAAAGCCTCGTCGAGCACCTGCACCTTATGGTGATTCTCCATCATCGTCGCGACACCGCGCATCATCAGGATGGCTTTCTCCTCATTCGGCTCATCGATTTGCACCACTTGAAAACGGCGGGTCAAGGCCGGATCTTTTTCGATGTGTTTCTTGTATTCCGCCCAGGTGGTCGCGGCGACCGTACGCAACGTACCACGCGCCAAAGCCGGCTTCAACAAGTTGGCCGCGTCTCCGGTGCCGGCCGCCCCGCCGGCGCCGACGAGCGTATGCGCTTCGTCGATGAAAAGGATGATGGCTTTTTCCGAGGACTGAACCTCTTCGATCACCTGACGCAGGCGATTCTCGAATTCCCCTTTCATACTGGCGCCAGCCTGCAACAAACCGACATCTAGCGTCCGCAGCGTCACGTCTTGCAGCGGCGGCGGCACATCGCCGGCGACAATCTTTTGTGCGAAGCCTTCGACGACAGCCGTTTTACCGACACCGGCCTCACCGGTCAGCATTGGGTTGTTTTGCCGTCTGCGCATCAGAATATCGATTACTTGCCTGATCTCTTCATCCCGGCCGACAATCGGGTCCATGGTTCCGGAACGCGCCTGTTCGGTCAGATCGACGGTGAATTGCTGTAGCGCTTCCTGTTTGCCCATCTGCGCCGGCGCCATGGCGCCGCTGGCTTCGCCGGGCACGGCGCCCCCGCCGACATGAGAGCCATCGGAGGCGGACAAGCCATCTTCCGGAGAACCGCTGACGATGTCATAAAAGCCATCGGTCAAACTATCGAGTTTGATTTTGTCGAATTCCTTGGAAATGCTCAGCAAGGCGTGATTAAGTCCCTTGGTCTTCAATATGCCAACCACCAGGAAACCGGAACGAACCTGGGACTCGCCAAACATCAGGGTGCCGAATACCCATCCGCGTTCCACGGCCTCCTCGACATGTGAGGATAGATCGGAAATCGACGTCGACCCTCTCGGCAGGCTGTCCAAGGCATCGGTAAAGTCCTTGGCGACCCGGGCCGGCTCAAGATTGAAGTGGCGGATGATCTTATGCAGATCGGAGTCCTGCAACTGTAAAATCTGATGCAGCCAATGAGCCAACTCCACATAGGGATTGCCGCGCATTTTACAAAAAACGGTGGCGCCCTCAATGGCTTTGTAACACACATTATTCAGCTTACCGAACAATGCGACACGGCTAATTTCGCTCATACTTCACTCCCAGCTTGATGGTTATTCAATTGTTATTATCCGGCGTTAGACTGTTTTTCAAGAATTCAAGTAATTATTCAGCGTATTTTTATCAGAGGGAGTAGGCTATTGATTTATCGGGCTGTCTGCAACAGGACGTTGCAGCCAGAGCTTACATGGATGTATTCACGCGTCCCGAGAAATCAATGGTCTACTCCCTAAACCCTGAAAGATACTGAATAGTTACAAATTCAACTGCATGGCTATACCTTCGAGCGATTCCCATATTTGGATAACAAAGAGGGCTTGAGGTGTGTTTGGCAAGGATGTCGGCGACAGGGAGTCCGCCGCCAGGCCCCCACCCAGCACCTAAATTCCATGGCTACTGGACTATATTTTACATTCCAGGATAATTTAGGTGCTGGGTGAACGGCGCTCCTCGACAGACACACCCCATGCCCTTTTTGAACGCCAAAGTGGGAATTGCTGGGATACCTTCACGCTGTGCATCGCTCAGATCTGTAAAGGATTCAGCAGCAAATCATCGGCATCGTTGTCGGCCGAACGCAGCCCCAACCAGCTGTTCCAGCCCAGACGCGAATCGCCGTCCAAACGGCTCATCGGCACCTGATCCTTTTTTAATACCAGATTGACATCCCAGCTAAATTCAAAGCCGGTGTAATTCTGTACGATCGCGATCAAGGTCGCCAAACGCTGTCCGGCCGGCAACAAACTGTTATATTCATCCAACGTCAAGGGTCCGAACACAATGCGAAACTTATGCTGACACCCCCAGACCTTGCTGCCCAACACGACCGAGACGCCTAACTGACCGGTGTTGATCGAATCGCCCAGACGGGTTTGTTCATTTTGTTCGATACCCAGCCATTCGCCGATAAAATCTTCGAGCTGAACCGGCAATTTAAAAAAATCGGTCAGGATGGCGATCAATCCGTCGGCATTCTTGGCCTGCGCAGACAAGAAGCCGGCGTAATGGAATTTGGCCAGATCCGGCATCGCATCGCGTTGCCGACAGGCGGCATCACCGATTCCCGTCAATGCGCCCAGATAATGACCGAAACGGTTTCGATTCGGTCTGTCGAAGCTATATGCCGGCTCGGTATTGGCCTTGGCCCGGTAAAACAGGCTGATCATCCGGTGGTGGAAAATATCGGCGAATCTAGCCAGGGTATGGTCATGATAATTGTGTTGGCGGATCCTGACATATTCGGTAATGTGCAACGGCATCGGCCCATTCGGCCCAAACAAACCGAAAAAAAGCTGATTCAGGCGCGCAGGCCTGCCGTCATTGCCGGGAACGAATCGGCTCAGGGTCGAAGCTTCAAAAGCCAGCGACACCTCCTGGCCAAACCTGACCGGATCATCGCCCGGCCTTTTCGACTGCCCTATCAACGGTTTTTCCGGATAGGCGCACTCGATCAGACGCAGCGCATGAAAGAAGCCATATTGATAGGTCTGTTGATGCAGAATCCGCATTAAATGATCTTTCGTTGCCCTGTTCTCGCCGGCCATCTGATGATTTCCTCGCGATCGGTCGAGCGGATCACGGTTTCTGTAAATGAGTTAATGGAAACATAACGCGCTAAAAACTGCTCCAATACCGCGCCCAATAAAAAAACGCCGCTGCCTTCGAAAGCCGCCTCTTCGAAATTCAACGAAATTTCCATGCCGCGCGCGAAAACGATCGGCCCTCGGCTGTTAACCCGGCGAACGATATTATCCGCTTTAACCGATAACAAGCCCTCTATTTGCCTGCTAACCGATGCATCGCCATAGTCTCCGTAGAGCTTTAACAAATGACGAAGCGCGACCGCCCCTTCTTTTTCGCTGTGGTCGATCAAGCTCAGATAGTTCAGCGTCAGATGATTGATTAAACTCCAGGCGGTATTGTCATAGGCATTCGAGGGTCGGGGCTTGGTCGGCCCAGCCAGACAGCGTATGCTCGCAATCGGCGCGCCTTTTTGCATCGTGAAGTCGGTTTTTGCAGCGCCCAGCGGCATCAACAACGGCAAATCACGATTACTGCACAGGGTCTTGATCGATAACTGCCGGAGTTCACTACTATAAGGCGGCGCCTCGGCATCGACCAAGGTGATGAACACCTCATTACCGATATAACTCGAACGCGGCCCGTGCCGTCTCTGTTTGGATGAAACGACACGCTGCGCACGGTGCAATGAATAATAAGCCGGTTGCCGTTGATGGTTGCGCTCGTCGCTATATTGATAAAAAGGTTGAAAATCGACGGTCTCTTCGCCATTGCCGCTACCGACGACCTGTCTGACCTGGCAAACCTCAAAATCCATCGGTCTCGAGCGGTCGGGAACAACATGGTATTCCGAGAGCTTTTGATTGATATGAATCGGATCCACCTGCTTGGGAAACAAATTGATCGCCGGACTGCAGAATAAGGCAAATTGCGATGCGTCGACCGAATTGATCAATTTAGAATGGCTGCGTTTAAGCAGCACGATCAAATCCATTTCCTGGCTGTCGCATTGTCGTACCGCCTGTTTGAATCCGCCCAGTTCGACAAACATGAATCGCTCAGGCAAGGCAAAATATTCCTGCAGCAAGCGATAACCCTGAAAAGAGCGCGGCGAATATTTCAGCAAGGCTTCATCGTCACCGAACCCTAACCGCCGTACCGGCTGTTCTTTGACGAGATGCCGCCAGCGGTCCGACGTTTTTTCCACCGGCTGCATGCAGACGGCGAAGGCATCGCTCAATAATTGTTCGTATAGCTGCATCGGCAATTCGCCGTGACCGCGCAAATAAACCGGCAGGCTTTCCAATTTAATTTGATTGAATTTCAACCCCGCCGTGGTTCTAAGCCGGAGACGAATCCCCGCCTTCAGACCGTTCAGGCTCGGCGCCCCCAGATTGGCGACCGCGCCGACACTGGGCAGATATTCGGCCTCGCTGATTTCCAGCGGCCATAACGTCACATCATGTGCGCTGCGGTATTCGCAGGCGGTCTGTTCGCCTTTGCCGATTTGACTGCGTAGCGCGGTATCTCTGGGAATAACGAAGCCCTCATTCAACGAACCTTCACTCAAATCGGGCTGAAACTGAACCACGGTCATCGAAGGGGTCGGTTCCAGATAATTAGGATAGACCATTTCCAGCAGATGCTGAGTGAAACGCGGAAATTCACTATCGACCTTAAGTTGAACCCTGGCCGCCATAAAGGCGAAGCCTTCCAGCAACCTTTCGACATAGGGATCGGCGCATTCGAAGCCGTCCATACCCAAACGCGCGGCGATTTTCGGGAATTCCGCGGCAAATTCTCCGCCCATCTCACGCAGATGGTGCAATTCCGAGTTGTAGTATTTAAGCAAACGTGGGTCCATGCCTAACCGTCCAAATCACGCAAATCGACGTCTCCGGTCACCTTATTGATTTCCGTGCGCAAATAGAGATGCAAGGGCAGCGGTTGCGCCCATAGACTGGCTTCAATATCGAAAACAATGGCCATTTG
Protein-coding sequences here:
- the tssH gene encoding type VI secretion system ATPase TssH; the encoded protein is MSEISRVALFGKLNNVCYKAIEGATVFCKMRGNPYVELAHWLHQILQLQDSDLHKIIRHFNLEPARVAKDFTDALDSLPRGSTSISDLSSHVEEAVERGWVFGTLMFGESQVRSGFLVVGILKTKGLNHALLSISKEFDKIKLDSLTDGFYDIVSGSPEDGLSASDGSHVGGGAVPGEASGAMAPAQMGKQEALQQFTVDLTEQARSGTMDPIVGRDEEIRQVIDILMRRRQNNPMLTGEAGVGKTAVVEGFAQKIVAGDVPPPLQDVTLRTLDVGLLQAGASMKGEFENRLRQVIEEVQSSEKAIILFIDEAHTLVGAGGAAGTGDAANLLKPALARGTLRTVAATTWAEYKKHIEKDPALTRRFQVVQIDEPNEEKAILMMRGVATMMENHHKVQVLDEALEAAVKLSHRYIPARQLPDKSVSLLDTASARVAISQFAVPAEVDDSRKRIAALETELRIIDREKTVGVEIGQREQLALEKMEQEKQRLQVLDKRWNDERELVQKILDLRKQLREATGKVESSDSDLEKAVDQTAEQGGTEATVSTESSQQMLSELQDLQGQLHQLQGEDPLILPSVDAQAVASVVGDWTGIPVGKMVKNEIETVLHLADTLEKRIIGQRHALDMIARRIQTSRAGLDNPNKPIGVFMLAGTSGVGKTETALALAEALYGGEQNVITINMSEYQEAHTVSTLKGAPPGYVGYGEGGVLTEAVRRRPYSVVLLDEVEKAHPDVHEIFFQVFDKGWMEDGEGRIIDFKNTLILLTTNAGTDLIANLCKDPDLMPDPEGISKALREPLLKVFPPALLGRLVVIPYYPLSDEMIATIAKLQLKRIEKRIEESHKVPFSYDDDVIKLIAERCTEVESGGRMIDAILTNTVLPRISEEFLQRMMEGQTVSRTHVKVDNGEFAYEFD
- the tssG gene encoding type VI secretion system baseplate subunit TssG — protein: MRILHQQTYQYGFFHALRLIECAYPEKPLIGQSKRPGDDPVRFGQEVSLAFEASTLSRFVPGNDGRPARLNQLFFGLFGPNGPMPLHITEYVRIRQHNYHDHTLARFADIFHHRMISLFYRAKANTEPAYSFDRPNRNRFGHYLGALTGIGDAACRQRDAMPDLAKFHYAGFLSAQAKNADGLIAILTDFFKLPVQLEDFIGEWLGIEQNEQTRLGDSINTGQLGVSVVLGSKVWGCQHKFRIVFGPLTLDEYNSLLPAGQRLATLIAIVQNYTGFEFSWDVNLVLKKDQVPMSRLDGDSRLGWNSWLGLRSADNDADDLLLNPLQI
- the tssF gene encoding type VI secretion system baseplate subunit TssF, which produces MDPRLLKYYNSELHHLREMGGEFAAEFPKIAARLGMDGFECADPYVERLLEGFAFMAARVQLKVDSEFPRFTQHLLEMVYPNYLEPTPSMTVVQFQPDLSEGSLNEGFVIPRDTALRSQIGKGEQTACEYRSAHDVTLWPLEISEAEYLPSVGAVANLGAPSLNGLKAGIRLRLRTTAGLKFNQIKLESLPVYLRGHGELPMQLYEQLLSDAFAVCMQPVEKTSDRWRHLVKEQPVRRLGFGDDEALLKYSPRSFQGYRLLQEYFALPERFMFVELGGFKQAVRQCDSQEMDLIVLLKRSHSKLINSVDASQFALFCSPAINLFPKQVDPIHINQKLSEYHVVPDRSRPMDFEVCQVRQVVGSGNGEETVDFQPFYQYSDERNHQRQPAYYSLHRAQRVVSSKQRRHGPRSSYIGNEVFITLVDAEAPPYSSELRQLSIKTLCSNRDLPLLMPLGAAKTDFTMQKGAPIASIRCLAGPTKPRPSNAYDNTAWSLINHLTLNYLSLIDHSEKEGAVALRHLLKLYGDYGDASVSRQIEGLLSVKADNIVRRVNSRGPIVFARGMEISLNFEEAAFEGSGVFLLGAVLEQFLARYVSINSFTETVIRSTDREEIIRWPARTGQRKII